A window of Pseudomonas guangdongensis contains these coding sequences:
- the radC gene encoding RadC family protein, translating into MKFHKLRAGEVPGTYVMESPVTEADILHMARQLARKRLAKGRPLSDPQSVFAHLQTLLQDYPHEVFALLLLDTRHRVIGFHELFRGTLDGASVYPREVVKLALEHNAAAVILVHNHPSGDPEPSNADRHLTHKLMDALNLVGVRTLDHIVVGNEGCVSLVELGYM; encoded by the coding sequence ATGAAATTCCACAAGCTCAGAGCAGGCGAAGTGCCCGGCACCTACGTCATGGAGTCGCCGGTCACCGAGGCCGACATCCTGCACATGGCCCGGCAGCTGGCCCGCAAGCGGCTGGCCAAGGGCCGCCCGCTGAGCGACCCGCAGAGCGTGTTCGCCCACCTGCAAACCCTGCTGCAGGACTACCCACACGAGGTATTCGCCCTGCTGCTGCTCGATACCCGGCATCGGGTGATCGGCTTCCACGAACTGTTCCGCGGCACCCTGGACGGAGCCAGCGTCTACCCACGGGAAGTGGTCAAGCTGGCCCTGGAGCACAACGCGGCAGCCGTGATCCTGGTGCATAACCACCCCTCGGGCGATCCGGAGCCAAGCAACGCCGACCGCCATCTGACCCACAAGCTGATGGACGCACTGAACCTGGTCGGCGTGCGTACCCTCGATCACATCGTGGTCGGTAACGAAGGCTGCGTATCGCTGGTGGAGCTGGGCTACATGTGA
- a CDS encoding recombination directionality factor — translation MLKGLAITPPVLGRISIGKVVEKNGKRLPEKDDQFTITSQVQVRDGWLLHPFDEALRKEQGGKIRSIPIRLLFNEPDLNFRADYSLFDRNTGRPLCVGNGETCRRQTSEGLQSLPCPSPDACPLAKGNACKPYGRLNVAIGDDDPLGSFVFRTTGFNSIRTLAARLQYLQAISGNRLACLPLELRLRGKSTRQSHGTPIFYVDITVRSGLTLEEALEQARQLDEARRNAGFDQAALDQAARQGFANGAFEDSEEDTGAIVEEFFPVTEEEPSRQSVTPATAAPAGKPGLAERLEAQMQRQSPSAEAH, via the coding sequence TACTCGGGCGGATTTCCATCGGCAAGGTCGTCGAGAAGAATGGCAAGCGCCTGCCGGAGAAGGACGATCAGTTCACCATCACCTCCCAGGTGCAGGTCCGCGACGGCTGGCTGCTACACCCCTTCGACGAAGCGCTGCGCAAGGAACAGGGCGGCAAGATCCGCAGCATCCCGATCCGGCTGCTGTTCAACGAGCCGGATCTGAACTTCCGCGCCGACTACAGCCTGTTCGACCGCAACACCGGACGGCCGCTGTGCGTCGGCAATGGCGAAACCTGCCGCCGCCAGACCAGCGAGGGGCTGCAATCACTGCCGTGCCCCTCACCGGATGCCTGCCCGCTGGCCAAGGGCAACGCCTGCAAGCCCTACGGACGGCTCAACGTGGCCATCGGCGACGACGATCCGCTCGGCAGCTTCGTGTTCCGCACCACCGGCTTCAACAGCATCCGCACCCTGGCGGCCCGGTTGCAGTACCTGCAGGCGATCTCCGGCAACCGACTGGCCTGCCTGCCGCTGGAGCTGCGCCTGCGCGGCAAGTCCACCCGGCAGAGCCATGGCACGCCGATCTTCTACGTCGACATCACGGTACGCAGTGGCCTGACGCTGGAAGAGGCGCTGGAGCAGGCCCGCCAGCTCGATGAGGCCCGGCGCAACGCCGGCTTCGACCAGGCCGCGCTGGATCAGGCCGCCCGGCAAGGCTTCGCCAACGGCGCTTTCGAGGATAGCGAGGAAGACACCGGGGCCATCGTCGAGGAGTTCTTTCCGGTGACCGAGGAGGAGCCCAGCAGGCAGAGCGTCACTCCCGCAACCGCTGCCCCAGCCGGCAAGCCCGGCCTGGCCGAGCGTCTGGAGGCGCAGATGCAACGCCAATCCCCCTCAGCAGAAGCGCACTGA